In Stieleria varia, one genomic interval encodes:
- a CDS encoding acyltransferase family protein — protein MRPDLSTAAKQTFQVVALLATVLVVGIHYKSDIPDSDSVAMATWNQLTQEFLFGGIARVSVPLFAFAAGFFYFRSHDGSLACSIQKWRQRGRTVALPYFLVASLAMFSWLMIRRISGESVDWTWMHFIGQWLLHPPAEQLWFLRDLMVLVTLAPIINWLGQSGRRCYVALGTLAVAWAANWQPFPTLFGWHVLHIETLFFFVAGMVALRHISWLESTCQFRTQTISVLLGLWSTLLVVRICIRPDFDIWYIHRCGWSDLLLHKASILIGCVALFALCSRVRHSALTRLSGASFFVFLFHEFPLRAVAHRLVERMGDTTNSCWYLTPLVLLICFGGASLMSHWLPAWFAFLTGGRTPHRATSIVGVVRTNDSASQRCNAG, from the coding sequence GTGCGCCCAGACCTGTCCACTGCCGCAAAACAGACCTTTCAGGTCGTTGCCCTTTTGGCGACGGTGTTGGTGGTAGGCATTCACTACAAATCCGACATTCCGGACTCGGATTCGGTTGCGATGGCAACCTGGAACCAGCTCACGCAAGAGTTCCTGTTTGGTGGCATAGCACGGGTCTCCGTCCCGTTGTTCGCTTTCGCCGCAGGGTTCTTCTATTTCCGCAGCCATGACGGCAGCCTCGCTTGTTCGATTCAAAAATGGCGTCAACGGGGTCGCACCGTCGCATTGCCTTATTTCCTCGTTGCAAGTCTGGCGATGTTCAGTTGGTTGATGATCCGCCGCATCAGTGGAGAGTCTGTGGACTGGACCTGGATGCATTTCATCGGTCAGTGGTTACTGCATCCACCCGCAGAACAACTCTGGTTTCTACGTGACTTGATGGTACTGGTCACGCTCGCACCGATCATCAATTGGCTGGGTCAGTCAGGACGTCGTTGCTACGTTGCCCTCGGCACGCTCGCGGTCGCATGGGCAGCGAATTGGCAACCATTTCCGACCCTGTTTGGTTGGCATGTGCTGCACATCGAGACGTTGTTCTTTTTCGTCGCAGGCATGGTCGCGTTGCGGCACATTTCATGGCTGGAATCAACATGCCAATTTCGGACGCAAACGATAAGTGTGTTGCTGGGCCTTTGGTCGACCCTGTTGGTCGTACGGATCTGTATCCGCCCGGACTTTGACATCTGGTACATCCATCGTTGCGGGTGGAGCGATCTGCTGTTGCACAAGGCATCGATCCTGATCGGTTGCGTTGCGTTGTTTGCCCTCTGCTCACGGGTTCGTCATTCGGCATTGACGCGGCTTTCCGGCGCGTCTTTCTTCGTCTTTCTTTTTCACGAGTTTCCTTTGCGTGCCGTCGCCCATCGATTGGTGGAGCGAATGGGTGACACGACGAATTCGTGCTGGTACCTCACACCGTTGGTATTGCTGATTTGTTTCGGCGGTGCGAGTCTCATGAGCCACTGGTTGCCGGCTTGGTTTGCTTTCCTGACCGGTGGCCGAACACCGCACCGAGCCACGTCGATCGTTGGCGTAGTAAGAACAAATGACTCTGCCTCGCAACGCTGCAACGCCGGATAG
- a CDS encoding O-antigen ligase family protein, which yields MGFLTFLFAIAALVWTIPIVRAGRMFLMPLAILAVGTVLGPAFFAIDGPIQLSLDRVLFFLMVALSVIAWRTGQISMPKLNRVDYLVIATVVWFYWSAISGGTSPSSSPTARWLFYIAMPAGMYAIARVMPVKPQDIRWLLIGSCGLGVYLSGTAVLEISGIHGLVFPRFIVDPEVWEFYGRGRGPLLNPSGNGIVISIALAAATIGFMSVPGRKKTVYAILMLCTLLGVYATLTRSAWMGAVAVVAVMALYHAPRWARVLAISSGLILGGLSATDLKDQFMQMKRDKNLTASDAEKSVQLRPLLAIVGWEMFQDRPIVGHGFGHYMEKNGPYCDDRSYDMPLPEARPYNQHNVFLSVLVDTGLVGFSFFGGWFAMLIFTSLQLVRNRLAAPEVRQMGWLLLGTILAYTCNGMFQDVLIIPMVHMYLFFLGGLAVTALQTRLRPSSQNESPVRQPFQVDTFPPRTSAFPG from the coding sequence ATGGGATTTTTGACGTTTCTGTTTGCCATTGCAGCACTGGTTTGGACGATTCCTATCGTCCGTGCCGGGCGAATGTTTTTGATGCCGTTGGCGATACTGGCGGTGGGGACCGTCCTTGGTCCCGCCTTCTTTGCAATCGACGGACCGATCCAACTGAGTCTGGACCGCGTGTTGTTCTTTCTGATGGTTGCCCTGTCCGTGATCGCATGGCGAACCGGTCAAATCAGCATGCCGAAGCTCAATCGCGTGGACTACCTCGTGATCGCAACTGTCGTTTGGTTCTATTGGAGCGCGATCAGCGGTGGCACTTCGCCCAGTTCCTCGCCGACCGCGCGATGGTTGTTTTACATTGCCATGCCGGCGGGCATGTATGCGATCGCGCGTGTGATGCCGGTCAAGCCCCAGGACATTCGCTGGTTGCTGATTGGGTCTTGCGGTTTGGGGGTCTATCTCTCTGGCACCGCAGTTTTAGAGATCAGCGGAATTCACGGACTTGTATTCCCGCGGTTCATTGTCGATCCCGAAGTCTGGGAGTTCTACGGTCGTGGCCGTGGTCCCTTGCTCAATCCGTCGGGCAACGGGATTGTGATCAGCATCGCGTTGGCCGCCGCCACGATCGGCTTCATGAGCGTACCTGGACGCAAGAAAACGGTGTATGCCATTCTGATGCTGTGCACGTTGCTAGGCGTCTATGCGACGTTGACTCGCAGCGCGTGGATGGGTGCCGTCGCGGTCGTCGCGGTGATGGCGTTGTACCACGCACCGCGTTGGGCTCGCGTGCTGGCGATATCATCGGGATTGATTCTTGGTGGGCTGTCAGCGACCGACCTGAAAGACCAGTTCATGCAAATGAAACGTGACAAGAATCTGACGGCATCGGATGCGGAAAAGTCCGTGCAACTTCGTCCCTTGTTGGCCATCGTCGGCTGGGAGATGTTCCAGGATCGGCCGATCGTCGGTCATGGCTTTGGTCACTACATGGAAAAAAACGGGCCGTACTGTGACGATCGCAGCTACGACATGCCACTCCCAGAAGCACGACCGTACAACCAACACAACGTCTTTCTATCGGTCTTGGTCGACACTGGCTTGGTAGGCTTTTCGTTCTTTGGCGGTTGGTTCGCCATGTTGATTTTCACCAGTCTGCAACTGGTACGAAACCGTCTCGCCGCACCGGAAGTAAGACAGATGGGCTGGCTATTGTTGGGCACGATCTTGGCATACACATGCAACGGCATGTTCCAAGATGTCTTGATCATCCCGATGGTACACATGTACCTATTCTTTCTCGGCGGACTGGCGGTCACGGCATTGCAAACCCGACTACGGCCCTCTTCCCAGAATGAAAGCCCCGTACGTCAGCCTTTCCAGGTTGATACTTTCCCCCCACGTACGTCAGCCTTTCCAGGCTGA
- a CDS encoding carbonic anhydrase produces MQKLVDGIHKFQREAFSVDEKLFETLVRGQDPLALFITCADSRIVPSLLTQTNPGELFIQRTAGNIVPAYGTVFGGEASTIEYAVTALKVKDIIICGHSHCGAMAGVLHPEKLDGMPAVQAHLQHADATREIVEKNYQHVTDPAERLMLAVEENVLVQLENLRTHPSVAAAIDQGDLKLHGWVYEFETGKVFAYNPQFSQFVPLDAAPQSIVEMDAALPPI; encoded by the coding sequence ATGCAGAAACTCGTCGACGGCATTCACAAATTCCAGCGAGAAGCTTTCAGTGTTGACGAAAAGCTTTTCGAGACGCTTGTCCGAGGTCAGGATCCACTCGCCTTGTTCATCACTTGTGCGGACTCACGGATCGTCCCCAGTCTGTTGACGCAAACCAATCCAGGTGAGTTGTTCATCCAGCGGACTGCCGGCAATATCGTGCCTGCATATGGAACCGTGTTCGGCGGCGAAGCGTCGACGATCGAGTACGCGGTCACGGCGCTGAAGGTCAAAGACATCATCATTTGCGGCCATTCTCATTGTGGTGCGATGGCCGGGGTGTTGCATCCAGAGAAACTCGATGGGATGCCGGCCGTCCAAGCTCATCTGCAACATGCCGACGCGACTCGTGAGATCGTCGAGAAAAATTACCAGCACGTGACGGATCCGGCCGAGCGTTTGATGTTGGCGGTGGAAGAAAACGTCTTGGTTCAACTGGAGAACTTGCGGACCCATCCATCGGTCGCCGCCGCGATCGATCAGGGAGACTTGAAACTACACGGTTGGGTGTATGAGTTCGAGACCGGGAAAGTCTTTGCGTACAACCCACAGTTCAGCCAATTCGTGCCCTTGGATGCCGCGCCGCAATCCATCGTCGAAATGGACGCCGCACTGCCACCGATCTAA
- a CDS encoding CoA-binding protein, translated as MNAISRFLASEIYAVAGASNRQHKYGNKVFRALLASGRKTYPLNPAQDEIEGHKAYPSISELPVVPAALSIITPPEVTRRVVADAIEAGVKHIWMQPGAEDEQASESARQAGINVIDDGSCILVLLARQS; from the coding sequence ATGAACGCAATCAGCAGATTTCTGGCTTCGGAAATATACGCCGTTGCCGGTGCATCCAATCGTCAGCACAAGTACGGCAACAAAGTCTTTCGCGCACTACTGGCCTCTGGACGCAAGACATACCCGCTGAACCCGGCCCAGGATGAGATCGAGGGGCACAAGGCTTACCCGTCGATCTCTGAGTTGCCGGTTGTTCCGGCAGCACTCTCGATCATTACCCCGCCCGAGGTCACTCGTCGAGTGGTCGCCGACGCGATCGAGGCCGGGGTGAAACACATCTGGATGCAGCCCGGCGCCGAAGACGAACAGGCGAGCGAATCTGCACGCCAAGCCGGCATCAACGTCATTGACGACGGCAGTTGCATCCTCGTGCTCTTGGCTCGTCAATCATGA
- a CDS encoding DEAD/DEAH box helicase, whose product MASTKTQTTRQKGNGKKTTSKPDPRKKKVNVFHQRLGSLTYHQACQKLGDEGAKLMRLGDRFTEIDPGQDVFLGGDLLRVKVRDSDKRDLDADDAPPRVGTAIVTLTLQSARAKQIQHNCDHCDAPCHHLGAALSYLLDAKSVLGLAVPPDESVPLENLTEDELHARALAEREKRAAEEPMTVRSSDASTPWADYVLTSHNTGKSYRVALRGTEPHQSYCSCPDFRTNGLGTCKHILHALGKASKRFSVAAISTPYKRKHVSLRLQYGDDFGLRFNVPTRRNPAIEEIVGDLVDVSSTDAVDVMHRIEALESNGREVTIYPDAEDFIQRQLLQNELTRQCAEIRQNPHGHPLRTELLSAELLPYQMDGIAFAASAGRAILADDMGLGKTIQGIGVAELLSRMADIKRVLVVCPASLKSQWRTEVARFCGRSVQVVLGTAAERCEQYRSDTFFTVCNYEQVLRDLEPIESVDWDLIILDEGQRIKNWESKTSNVIRSLRSPFRLVLSGTPLENNLGELFTVARFVDEHRLGSAFKFFNRHRVVDDNGKTIGYYRLDELRKTLQPILLRRTRGEVSKQLPERTDEIVRVTPTDEQMEIHAGQMQVVAQIVGKKYLTEMDLLRLRRALAMARMSCDSTFLVNQQEPEYSSKLERLGELLQGLIDDPSRKIVLFSEWKRMLDRVEKRLDEIGCDYVRLDGSVPQKKRPPIVAKFQDDPECRVILMTNAGSTGLNLQSANVVINCDLPWNPAVLEQRIARAHRMGQKNPVHIYNMVSAGTIEEELLDTLASKQELANASLDIDSDVGEVAVSSSTDDLRRRLEKMALPKLAAPVDESNQRRVEAEIQQLSQRRESVSKATGDLVSAALTLAGSLIGGDDANAAKSETVDRLTEQLSKAIDTDEQGRPQLKITLPSQDALRDLATTLAKLLG is encoded by the coding sequence ATGGCCTCCACAAAGACTCAAACGACGCGTCAGAAGGGCAACGGCAAGAAAACGACCAGCAAACCCGACCCTCGAAAAAAGAAGGTCAACGTCTTCCACCAGCGACTGGGCTCGCTGACCTACCACCAGGCGTGCCAAAAACTGGGTGACGAGGGCGCCAAGCTGATGCGTCTGGGCGATCGATTCACGGAAATCGATCCCGGCCAAGATGTTTTCCTCGGCGGCGACTTGCTGCGAGTCAAAGTCCGTGATTCGGACAAACGTGATTTGGACGCCGATGACGCTCCGCCGCGTGTAGGGACCGCGATCGTCACGCTGACTTTGCAATCTGCCCGTGCGAAACAGATCCAGCACAATTGCGACCACTGTGATGCCCCCTGCCATCACCTCGGCGCCGCGCTGTCTTATTTGCTCGATGCCAAGAGCGTCCTGGGGCTTGCCGTTCCGCCGGATGAGTCCGTGCCCTTGGAAAATTTGACCGAGGATGAACTGCATGCACGCGCGTTGGCGGAGCGAGAAAAGCGGGCGGCCGAAGAACCGATGACAGTTCGCAGCAGCGATGCCAGCACCCCGTGGGCAGACTATGTGTTGACCAGTCACAACACGGGCAAATCCTACCGCGTGGCGTTGCGGGGAACCGAGCCGCATCAGTCCTACTGTTCCTGCCCCGATTTCCGCACCAACGGGCTGGGCACGTGCAAGCACATCCTGCACGCACTGGGCAAGGCGTCCAAACGATTCAGTGTTGCCGCGATATCGACACCGTACAAACGAAAACACGTTTCGTTGCGTTTGCAATACGGCGACGATTTTGGCCTCCGTTTCAACGTTCCCACTCGTCGCAACCCCGCGATCGAAGAAATCGTTGGCGACTTGGTGGATGTATCATCCACTGACGCAGTCGACGTGATGCACCGCATCGAAGCATTGGAGTCCAATGGCAGAGAGGTGACCATCTATCCCGATGCGGAAGATTTCATCCAACGCCAACTGCTACAGAATGAATTGACGCGCCAGTGTGCTGAGATTCGCCAAAACCCGCACGGCCATCCGCTGCGGACCGAGTTGCTCAGCGCCGAACTGCTGCCGTATCAAATGGACGGCATCGCGTTTGCCGCCTCCGCCGGTCGAGCCATCTTGGCCGATGACATGGGGCTGGGAAAGACGATCCAAGGCATCGGGGTCGCCGAATTGCTCTCACGCATGGCGGATATCAAGCGAGTCCTGGTCGTTTGCCCCGCGTCCTTGAAAAGCCAGTGGCGGACCGAGGTCGCGCGGTTCTGTGGCCGCAGCGTACAAGTCGTCTTGGGAACCGCGGCCGAACGCTGTGAACAATACCGCAGCGACACGTTCTTTACCGTTTGCAACTATGAGCAAGTCCTGCGTGACTTGGAGCCGATCGAGTCGGTCGATTGGGATTTGATCATTCTGGATGAAGGACAACGGATCAAGAACTGGGAGTCAAAGACCAGCAATGTGATCCGGTCTTTGCGAAGCCCGTTCCGCTTGGTGTTGTCGGGCACGCCATTGGAAAACAATCTCGGCGAACTGTTTACCGTCGCCCGCTTCGTCGATGAGCATCGACTCGGCTCCGCATTCAAATTCTTTAATCGTCACCGCGTGGTCGACGACAATGGCAAGACCATCGGCTACTACCGCTTGGACGAACTGCGCAAGACGCTGCAGCCGATCCTGCTGCGTCGCACACGTGGCGAAGTCTCCAAGCAGTTGCCCGAACGCACCGACGAAATCGTCCGCGTGACCCCGACCGATGAACAGATGGAGATCCACGCCGGTCAGATGCAGGTCGTGGCGCAGATCGTGGGTAAGAAATACTTGACCGAAATGGACCTGCTGCGTTTGCGGCGTGCCCTCGCGATGGCGAGGATGTCCTGCGACAGTACATTCCTGGTGAACCAGCAAGAACCCGAGTACAGCAGCAAGCTGGAACGACTCGGAGAACTGTTGCAAGGCTTGATCGACGATCCGTCACGCAAGATTGTTCTATTCTCCGAATGGAAACGAATGCTGGACCGCGTGGAGAAACGGTTGGACGAAATCGGATGTGATTACGTTCGGCTGGACGGCAGTGTACCGCAAAAGAAACGGCCGCCGATCGTGGCAAAGTTCCAGGACGATCCCGAGTGCCGAGTGATCCTGATGACCAACGCCGGCAGCACCGGGCTGAATCTGCAGTCCGCCAACGTCGTCATCAATTGCGACTTGCCGTGGAACCCCGCCGTGCTGGAGCAACGAATCGCCCGTGCCCACCGCATGGGACAAAAGAATCCCGTGCACATCTACAACATGGTCTCTGCGGGAACGATCGAAGAAGAACTGCTGGACACACTGGCATCCAAACAGGAACTGGCCAATGCATCGCTGGACATCGACAGCGATGTCGGTGAAGTCGCGGTGAGCAGTAGCACGGACGACCTGCGACGTCGCCTGGAGAAAATGGCGTTGCCAAAGCTCGCCGCTCCAGTGGACGAAAGCAATCAGCGGCGGGTCGAAGCAGAGATTCAGCAATTGAGTCAACGCCGAGAAAGTGTTTCCAAAGCAACCGGAGACCTTGTCTCAGCGGCGCTCACGCTCGCTGGCAGCTTGATCGGTGGGGACGATGCCAATGCGGCAAAGTCCGAAACGGTGGATCGACTTACCGAGCAATTGTCCAAAGCAATCGACACCGATGAACAAGGACGGCCGCAGTTGAAGATCACGTTGCCCAGTCAGGATGCCCTGAGAGATCTTGCTACCACACTGGCCAAACTGCTGGGCTGA
- a CDS encoding RNA 2'-phosphotransferase — MNKRLTKISKYLSFVLKHHPDAIGLKPDPWGWINIEELVANADANGKSITAQQVKDVVAQSEVQRFLLSDDGLSIRAC, encoded by the coding sequence ATGAACAAACGACTTACGAAAATCAGCAAGTATTTGAGCTTCGTCCTGAAGCACCATCCCGATGCCATCGGCCTGAAACCGGATCCATGGGGCTGGATCAATATCGAAGAATTGGTTGCCAACGCAGATGCCAACGGAAAATCGATCACGGCCCAGCAAGTCAAAGACGTCGTCGCGCAGAGCGAAGTCCAGCGTTTTTTGCTGAGCGACGACGGCCTTTCGATTCGTGCCTGCTAG
- a CDS encoding PQQ-binding-like beta-propeller repeat protein produces the protein MSRFRCLVAIGLVSACVIVSADDWPQFRGTNADGIAGSTLPTQWAADEGETQNIKWQVPIQGEGWSSPIISNGQIFLTAAVPVDEDKADAAKPTEYSGGGGSRRDDLTSTTFHYDVICLDAATGKENWRRTAKQGRPPMPRHSSNTYATETPVTDGKSIFAYFGMNGVYCYDLAGELRWQKDLGSFEMRAGWGTSSSPVLFDGKLYIQVDNEEQSFVIALDADSGEEVWRVNREEKSQYSSPIIWTNSKRSELIVGGVVYRSYDPMTGDLLWQLDMEKGRSSATPIAVGNRLFVGTELRNRGGDDDGGGFLFAIKPGGSGDITPPNDATDSEFIAWKTDSSDIQMASPTFCDGHLYFLERRAASVTCVNAETGDIAYKQRIRGARAFWASPWSDGKNVYCLDTGGTTYVIAGGAAFRLVSENVIDEQAWSTPGIADGAIYLRTLSHLYSIAEPSKSSE, from the coding sequence GTGTCTAGGTTTCGCTGTTTGGTTGCCATCGGTTTGGTTTCCGCCTGCGTTATTGTGTCGGCAGACGATTGGCCTCAGTTTCGAGGAACAAACGCCGATGGAATCGCTGGTTCGACATTGCCCACGCAGTGGGCTGCTGATGAGGGCGAAACTCAGAACATCAAATGGCAGGTGCCGATCCAGGGCGAAGGCTGGTCGTCGCCCATCATTTCGAACGGCCAGATCTTTCTCACGGCAGCCGTCCCTGTCGACGAGGACAAAGCAGATGCTGCGAAGCCGACTGAATACAGTGGGGGTGGCGGATCGCGGCGAGATGACTTGACGTCAACTACCTTTCACTACGACGTGATCTGCTTGGATGCGGCCACCGGCAAAGAAAACTGGCGTCGTACGGCCAAACAAGGTCGACCGCCCATGCCCCGCCACAGCTCCAACACGTACGCAACCGAAACCCCCGTCACCGATGGCAAGTCGATCTTTGCTTACTTCGGGATGAACGGAGTCTATTGTTACGATCTCGCCGGCGAGCTGCGTTGGCAAAAGGACTTGGGTTCGTTCGAGATGCGGGCCGGCTGGGGAACGTCCAGTTCGCCTGTTTTGTTCGACGGCAAACTTTACATTCAAGTCGACAACGAAGAACAGTCGTTTGTTATCGCGTTGGACGCGGATTCCGGAGAAGAAGTCTGGCGAGTCAATCGAGAAGAAAAATCTCAATACAGCTCTCCGATCATCTGGACCAACAGCAAACGAAGCGAACTGATCGTCGGTGGAGTGGTCTACCGATCCTACGATCCGATGACCGGCGACTTGCTGTGGCAGCTCGACATGGAGAAAGGCCGCAGCTCGGCGACACCGATCGCCGTCGGTAATCGTCTGTTCGTCGGCACCGAATTGCGTAACCGTGGTGGCGATGACGACGGCGGCGGATTCTTGTTCGCCATCAAGCCGGGCGGATCCGGCGATATCACTCCGCCCAACGACGCGACCGACAGCGAATTTATCGCCTGGAAAACGGACTCCAGCGACATTCAAATGGCATCGCCCACTTTCTGTGACGGACATCTCTATTTCTTGGAGCGACGCGCAGCCAGCGTCACCTGCGTGAACGCGGAAACGGGCGACATTGCTTACAAACAGCGAATTCGCGGAGCCCGGGCGTTCTGGGCGTCGCCTTGGTCGGATGGCAAAAACGTCTATTGCTTGGACACAGGCGGAACGACCTACGTCATCGCAGGTGGTGCCGCGTTTCGACTCGTCAGCGAAAACGTGATCGATGAACAAGCGTGGTCGACTCCGGGCATCGCCGACGGTGCGATCTACCTGAGAACCCTCAGCCATCTCTACAGCATCGCTGAACCATCTAAATCAAGCGAGTGA
- the lepA gene encoding translation elongation factor 4 yields the protein MKRIRNFCIIAHIDHGKSTLADRLIQACGGVTQRDFHDQMLDSMDIERERGITIKSNTVTLNYRAADGNDYQLNLIDTPGHVDFSHEVRRSLMACDGALIVVDASQGVEAQTVANLYLALEYDLQLLPVINKIDLPAADVDRAREAIDAELGLDPFAAIPVSAKTGVGIEDVLEGIVNHLPPPKGDPQAPLKGLVFDAHFDKYRGVILQCRVMEGTLKNRDTILFMHGGHDYKVDELGYNQLKLNPQAQLRAGEVGYIVAGVKSVQDIEIGDTITLADRPASEPIPGYQPAKQVVFSSVYPMSTDEYPELTKALEKLAINDAALTYEKDSSAALGFGFRCGFLGLLHLDVIQERLQREFDLGLVISAPSVKYKLTLKDGSTIDVDNPSYWPDPTNIDSAMEPYIKASILTPEEYVGPVMELCREHRSESQTMNYLSAGRVEVSSEMPLGEVLFDFYGKLKMITRGYGSFDYEPIEYRPTDVVKVDILVNKEPIDALSYLVHRDKARTRALHYCEQLAEEIPRHQFKIPIQGAIGGTIIARATIQPYRKDVTAKLYGGDVTRKKKLLEKQKKGKAKMKQFGSVNIPQKAFVSVLRADKT from the coding sequence ATGAAACGCATCCGCAATTTTTGCATCATCGCTCACATCGATCATGGCAAGTCGACCTTGGCGGATCGACTGATCCAGGCCTGTGGTGGCGTGACCCAGCGTGACTTTCATGATCAGATGCTTGATTCGATGGATATTGAGCGTGAGCGTGGAATCACCATCAAGAGCAACACGGTTACGTTGAACTATCGTGCGGCCGATGGCAACGACTATCAGCTCAACTTGATCGACACGCCCGGCCACGTGGACTTTTCTCATGAGGTCCGCCGGTCACTGATGGCGTGCGATGGTGCGTTGATCGTGGTCGACGCGTCACAGGGCGTGGAAGCTCAAACGGTCGCCAATCTGTATTTGGCGTTGGAATACGACCTGCAGTTGCTGCCCGTGATCAACAAGATCGACCTGCCGGCGGCTGACGTGGATCGTGCCCGTGAAGCGATCGATGCCGAGCTGGGCCTGGACCCTTTTGCCGCCATCCCCGTGTCGGCAAAAACCGGGGTCGGGATCGAGGACGTTCTCGAAGGAATCGTGAACCACCTGCCGCCACCCAAGGGTGATCCTCAGGCTCCTCTGAAAGGCCTCGTGTTCGACGCTCATTTTGACAAGTACCGCGGCGTGATCCTGCAATGCCGTGTGATGGAAGGAACGCTCAAGAATCGTGACACGATCCTTTTCATGCACGGAGGACACGACTACAAAGTCGACGAGTTGGGTTACAACCAACTGAAGCTCAATCCGCAAGCTCAGCTCCGGGCTGGCGAAGTCGGCTACATCGTGGCGGGTGTCAAGAGTGTGCAAGACATCGAGATTGGGGACACGATCACGTTGGCCGACCGCCCGGCGTCGGAGCCCATTCCAGGCTATCAACCAGCCAAACAAGTCGTGTTCTCGTCGGTCTACCCGATGAGCACCGATGAGTACCCCGAGCTGACCAAGGCCCTTGAAAAACTGGCGATCAACGACGCCGCTCTGACTTATGAAAAGGATAGTTCGGCGGCGTTGGGTTTTGGGTTTCGCTGCGGGTTCCTCGGCCTGTTGCACTTGGACGTGATCCAAGAGCGGTTGCAGCGTGAGTTTGACCTCGGTTTGGTAATCTCCGCGCCGTCGGTCAAGTACAAACTGACGCTCAAGGATGGATCGACAATCGACGTCGACAACCCCAGCTACTGGCCCGATCCGACGAACATCGATTCGGCAATGGAGCCCTATATCAAAGCGTCCATCTTGACGCCGGAGGAATACGTCGGGCCGGTCATGGAGTTGTGTCGCGAGCATCGCTCGGAAAGCCAAACCATGAACTATCTATCGGCAGGACGAGTGGAAGTGAGCAGCGAAATGCCGCTGGGCGAAGTCCTGTTTGATTTCTACGGCAAACTCAAGATGATCACGCGTGGCTATGGATCCTTTGACTACGAACCGATTGAGTACCGGCCAACCGATGTGGTGAAGGTCGATATCTTGGTGAACAAGGAGCCGATCGACGCACTTTCCTACCTCGTGCACCGCGACAAAGCGAGAACGCGTGCGTTGCACTATTGCGAACAATTGGCCGAAGAAATCCCGCGTCACCAATTCAAGATTCCTATTCAAGGTGCGATCGGCGGGACGATCATCGCACGAGCAACGATTCAGCCCTACCGCAAGGACGTCACCGCGAAGCTGTACGGGGGCGACGTCACTCGGAAGAAAAAACTGTTGGAGAAACAAAAGAAGGGCAAAGCAAAGATGAAGCAATTCGGCAGCGTCAACATCCCCCAAAAAGCCTTCGTTTCCGTCCTCCGCGCCGACAAAACCTAA
- a CDS encoding type II toxin-antitoxin system VapC family toxin: MFILDTDHLSIIERRTGDEYERIISKVKEHGAGNVFVTVASMHEQFLGWHNAIAKCKDEVARVQPYRRLAALSATYRQSQMLSCTDAAAREFQRLRGEKIRIDTMDLRIASIALVNQKTIVTRNRIDYERVPGLQVEDWTSQP; encoded by the coding sequence ATGTTTATCCTAGACACGGATCATTTGTCGATCATCGAACGACGGACCGGTGATGAATACGAGCGGATTATCTCGAAGGTCAAGGAGCACGGGGCAGGCAATGTTTTTGTTACCGTCGCCAGCATGCACGAGCAATTCTTGGGATGGCATAACGCGATTGCGAAGTGCAAGGACGAGGTAGCACGAGTGCAGCCGTACCGCCGACTTGCGGCATTGTCTGCAACGTACCGCCAAAGCCAGATGCTTAGTTGTACGGATGCTGCTGCTCGAGAATTCCAAAGACTGCGAGGTGAGAAAATCCGCATCGACACGATGGACTTGCGGATTGCTTCGATCGCATTGGTAAATCAAAAGACGATTGTCACACGCAATCGTATCGACTACGAAAGAGTCCCGGGATTGCAAGTTGAAGATTGGACGAGTCAGCCATAG
- a CDS encoding DUF202 domain-containing protein: MSHQDALSSPGSNPPEAPVTPDLALVRTDLANERTLLAYGRTALMIIGTGFSLIQFLEPTPGLLIGGWTLIGLGGVLGLVGIHRFTSLRRRLH; the protein is encoded by the coding sequence ATGTCCCATCAAGATGCCCTCAGTAGCCCTGGCTCGAACCCACCCGAGGCTCCCGTCACACCGGACTTGGCGTTGGTGCGAACCGATTTGGCCAACGAGCGTACCTTGCTTGCGTATGGACGCACCGCGTTGATGATCATCGGCACGGGATTTTCGTTGATTCAATTTCTTGAGCCCACACCGGGGTTGCTGATCGGCGGTTGGACATTGATCGGATTGGGGGGAGTGCTGGGGTTGGTCGGAATTCATCGATTCACCTCGTTGCGTCGGCGGCTTCACTAG